Within Candidatus Zixiibacteriota bacterium, the genomic segment TCATGATTGCCAAGTTTCAAAATGTACAATAAAGGATAATGGCGTCAGTGTTGTCTTACGTGGCTCGGGGACGATACATAATCGGCTGACGCAAAATGTAATCTACGGGTGTACTTATGGACCGGACATAGACTTATACCCACCGGGCATAACGAACTTCAACCAGTGGACAACGGAAAGCCCCAATGAGATGTTGAATCGCCCCGTTCTTGACTGGGTAGGGGCTACGAATGGAGGAACAGTAAATGTAAGCGCGCCTCCAACGAGTATAGTTGAATTATATGCCGTGATTGATACCGCAAAGCCCTATACTAACGCAAGCTTTTGCATAAATGGTGAGTGTTTTGGGGGTGCAGCCATCTTTCTGGATTCCGTGGGACCGTGCGACGACTTTTGGCAATGTGGAACACTCACTTTTATTGGTGACTTTGGGGATTGGATGCTAACCGGATTAGCACACTATGAAAACGGCAGCACGTCAGAGTTTGCCCAGAACTGCTGGGTTCATCCGCGACTCTTTCGGGCATTCTGTCCAGTGACAGTTGAGATTACTGACCCAAATGGTAGAAGTATTGGGGAAGGATTAAACGAAATCCCCGGCGCATCTTACGATGGCATTACTGATTATGATGGCGATGGGGAACCGGATGTTGCCATTTCACTCTCCAGCCAGATTCTGGGCGATTATCTTATCAAGGTTTTGCCAAAGCCAGACGCCGAACCGACCGATACGTATTCAATTTTCTTTGTGAATGAAAATAGTGATACAACTTACATAGTGCGCGATTCCGTTGTCCCGCCACAAGGTGGATATCATGAATTTGAATATACCCCGTCTCCAGATTACACATGCTGCAACCTGGCGGGAGATGCCAATGACAATAGCGTTGTCAATATACTTGATGTCACCTATATCTTAGCCTATCGATTCAAGAGCGGTCCGCCGCCTCCGTGTCTGCAGGAGGCTGATGCCAATGGTAATGGTATCATTAATATTCTAGACGCTACCTATATAATCGCCTATCGCTTCAAGGGTGGCCCGGCGCCGGTCTGCGGACCGTAGGCCCAGTGATAAAAGCGCTATTATAAAGGGGACGGTCGAGAGGCCGTCCCTTTAACTCACAGTGCCGAAATCTTTAGTCGCATTAGCCGTCATCGACCTCTGCAGAGTTTTCGATTGCCGCACAGTCCGAGAATATTATATCACTGGAGGAGTAGCGGTTTGTAGAAAAAGAAAGAAATGAATACCCTACTTAACCTCGTAATCCCCCAGACCCATAGTGGTGGATTTGCCAATGCCAGTGAAAAATCTATGGATTGGGAAATACGCAGGGATCTTTTGAGAATCAGAGAAAGTCAAAATCTGATTTCTTCGCTCTCGCATCAAGAATTTTTGGTTTTGCTTTATTGCCTATTAGGAATTGGTCATGTCTCACCACGGAAAATGAACCGGACTGTTCAAGTTGAATCAAGCGGTCCAAGGCAGGCAGGGAGTTACCATCGATTGTGCTCAAGTACACCCATTTAGTAGCCCTCGTGATGCCGACAAACAAAAGCTTCTCCACCCTCGCTTCTGAAAACCTTTCGAAACTTTGGGAAAGCAATCGAGGCATAAAAACTGCATCAAAAGTAAGACCTTTTGCCCCGAAATATGTCATCAGTTTCGGTAAAGAACTGCTGAAATTAAGCCCATTCTCGTTTCGGCTACGGTATTTCCTCGGAATCTCAACATCGAGACCATGTTCTTTCATTCCCATAGCGAAACCATATAATTGCCGGTTGGTCGGGAACAGGACTACAATTCGGTCATTCTTCAGGAGCCTCTCACCTATTTTCGAAACAAGCATCTCTCTTTCGTTTTCGAAATCTCTGGCCAAATAGAACATCGGGGTTTCTTTTTCAACCTGCGGCAAACGATTCTGATGCTCGAACGCCTCCCTCTCGCTCTTTGTGGGGATGAAGTGAGAAGCGAGTTTCACTATATAAGGACAAACCCGAAAGGCCTCAATGAAACTGATATTGGTTCTTCTTATTCCCAGGGCGGATATGATTTCAGATGAGGAGATTCCGGTTTCATATATCTGCTGTTTATCGTCCATGCAGACAGTGACGTGAGCGGCCAAGCGGCTGATAATCTGAAATGCATCTTTGTCGAGGTCCTGACCTTCATCGACCATCAGAAAATCGTATATTGGAAGGTCTATTCTGCCGCTCAGAATATAGTCTTTGACATTTAGTTGCGTCAGCCTGAAATCAGGCACGTTTTCACTTTTGTTCCAAGGTACCCGCCCGATATACTTTTCATGGAAAAGATGACACCAGTTGGCGAAAACCAACACGTTATCCTCAGGAAGGTCAAGCAAGTTGAGAGCTGATTTTATATAGTCTTTCAAAATATTCGTATAGACCAATATGCGGTAGCGGGCCGGGCTTGTTTTGTATTTCTTGCTGAGGAATTGAGCCCGGTAAACTAAAACCATAGTCTTTCCGGAGCCGGGACCTCCGGTAATAGCAATGTTATTGAGAGGGCTT encodes:
- a CDS encoding UvrD-helicase domain-containing protein, which codes for MNWLVPPNELTPDQQRAIELSPLNNIAITGGPGSGKTMVLVYRAQFLSKKYKTSPARYRILVYTNILKDYIKSALNLLDLPEDNVLVFANWCHLFHEKYIGRVPWNKSENVPDFRLTQLNVKDYILSGRIDLPIYDFLMVDEGQDLDKDAFQIISRLAAHVTVCMDDKQQIYETGISSSEIISALGIRRTNISFIEAFRVCPYIVKLASHFIPTKSEREAFEHQNRLPQVEKETPMFYLARDFENEREMLVSKIGERLLKNDRIVVLFPTNRQLYGFAMGMKEHGLDVEIPRKYRSRNENGLNFSSSLPKLMTYFGAKGLTFDAVFMPRLLSQSFERFSEARVEKLLFVGITRATKWVYLSTIDGNSLPALDRLIQLEQSGSFSVVRHDQFLIGNKAKPKILDARAKKSDFDFL